The Telopea speciosissima isolate NSW1024214 ecotype Mountain lineage chromosome 11, Tspe_v1, whole genome shotgun sequence genome includes the window TAAATTCGAGAAgtgagggtggggggggggattttttTCCTCGAAGGTTCCCTCACACATACGGTTGTGAGGTTCTCTTTATGGATGTTCGACTCGTGTCAGAGAGAAATCCAACGGTTGTGAGGTGAAATACACTTCACGATGGTGGTTCCCAAACAACGAAtgactctctcctctctccactctttcctcaaaaccactatcttctctctcctctctccactctatcctcaaaaccactctcttctctcctctctccacgttTGCAGTTTCTCAATGAAACTGCAACTCTCACGTCTCCTCTTTCCCActctcgtctctctcctctctctataCTATTTCCAAAAAATCAACAAAGAGCTCGCCTTGGAGAAACTCCGGTGAAGCCGATGGCTGTtatccttccttctttctccatCCATCAGTCCTTGGTGGTTCCATAAACGATATTCCATCCTCCACCGTTTGGATCTTCGATTCTCGATTCAGTCGATGGGAAATCGGTCCCAAAATGTGTGTCGGTAGGGAATTCGCCACTGTTGATGTTCTCAATGGGAAAATTTATGTCATGGGAGGTTGCTTGGTGGATTCCTGGGCTCGATCTACTAATTGGGCGGAAGTGTACCGACTGAGCTCAATTTGGGGTGGAGGGGGAGAGCTGCTGTTGTTGATGGGGTTTTGTATTGCTATGATTATTTGGGGAAAATCAGGGGTTATGACGTGAAGGAGGGCATATGGAAGGAATTGAAAGGTGTGCAGAAGGATTTGCCCAAGTTCTTATGTGGTGCGACAAATAACACCTCACTAATCCTCTTCCGTCCATAATTATCTTATTATGTCTTAACTAACGGGCTTTCTTTGTTTATTGGATTTGAAATCATCCAATTTCGATTCTGTGGAATCATTCATATCCTCTTATAAAAGTTTAGAAGGAAGGCAGGATTAATTGATCAAGCGGCAGAAGAGTGACGATCAATCACTCTCGCTCCACTACAGGTACTCcaacatgtgtttgtgttttttttttttcaaaaaatgtttTTGGTTGTTGGTTTTACTTGtatgaataaataataatttcatgtATTAGCAGGTTGCTGTTGTTGATGGGGTTTTGTATTGCTATAATTATTTGGGGAAAATCAGGGGTTACGACGTGAAGGAGGGCATATGGAAGGAATTGAAAGGTGTGCAGAAGGATTTGCCCAAGTTCTTATGTGGTGCGACGAATAACACCTCACTAATCCTCTTCCGTCCATAATTATCTTATTATGTCTTAACTAACGGGCTTTCCTTGTTTATTGGATTTGCAATCATCCAATTTCGATTATGTGGAATCATTCATATCCTCTTATAAAAGTTTAGAAGGAAGGCAGGATTAATGGATCAAGCGGAAGAAGAGTGACGATCGATCACTCTCGCTCCACTACAGGTACTCTCcaacatgtgtttgtgtttttttttttttcaaaaaacgtTTTTGGTTGTTGGTTTTACTTGtatgaataaataataatttcatgtATTAGCAGGTTGCTAAGTTATTAGCATGGCTTTCCTTCTCGACTGTGGCAATATAAAGTGTTCTTGGCGGCGGCAACGGTGGTGGTGAAGAACACCAGTAgtgctagtttccataatttcAAGAATAAATTGGTTGCACTTCCAGAGGACGTCATGAGGTTGGTTCTAAGCAaacgtggagagaggagagagaagagagtggtttTAAGGATacagtggagagaggagagagagagagagagagagagagagagatgagagagagagagtcactcgTTGTTTGGGAACCACTATCGTGAAGTGTATTTCACCTCACAACCGTTGGATCTAACACGTGTCGAACATCCGTAAAAAGAACCTCACAACCGTATGGGTGAAGGaaccttagaggaaaaaaatccaggtggggggggggggggggaaggtcgGTTCAAGTTGCTGGGAAGTTTCGACttccaaaccccaaaccccacCAAACCCGACTGCACACTCCATCAAAGGCTTATTGACTTATtccaatcataaataaatacaaattaTTTGTGAGTAGTAATTGGAGCCATTAACAAAGAGAGGACATGAACTTGGCTTAATCACTTATACGCTCCCTGTTTCGATCATGTTGTTGTCTGTAATGTATAACTCCTTATTGAATTGAAGCTTGTTTTCTTCTGCTAGACCAGCAAGAATTCAAATCCTACCTTCTCTCCTCTAACGAATAACTATCAAATTTAAACTATATTGAGATTTAGAATGAAAACagtatatgggcaagagatcgttctCTTGTTGCATAGTCCCTGTACCAGCACACGACCAATGAGAACACGCATAAAGGCATATATATGGAAGTGATTTCATATAGACTGGGTGATAATTTCACGCATTCATATATTTGGGCACAGGTGCTTATGTGATCAGGCAGCTtttgttttcccaaaatatccaatgaaaccaaaaagaaaacttccttttgttatttttgtttctgaATTTTGGGATAATTGGCCCTCATATATATGTTGTAatttttgcctctttttttcgggtaaaaaaacaaaaagaggacTATTTATTGAAGGGTGTTCAACGCATGATCAAGATCCAAAAACTGGTTTCATGGAAAGAACCTTCTTGTGAAAAAGTTTTGATTTTCCGAGAATTAGATTAATATAACGATAAAATAATCCGATATAAAAATCGCAAATAATTGAGTTCAATCATAATTTTAAACCTGTAAATCCTGACTAATGGTGCATGTGTACCATGTTTAAATCAAGTGTCAGTAATGGTATCAGTCTCAGCCAATACCGATATTGATACTGATATAGTACAGCTCTATTGGGTCGAATCAAATAGTTTTGCCCTCGATGTTAAatataaaatcattttttaaccattttaccgTTGATACATACCTTTCCACCGATTCAGTatcgataaaaaaaaaggttatcgGCACCGCCCGATATCGTGTTTTGAAACCATGATTCCTTCTTAATGGAATCTTGGACTCCATGTTTATTGAAGGGGATACAGATTTGGTAGCTTTTTGGAACTCATCTCTTGGATTGTAAGTTATAGAAAAGGGATTCTTAATTAGATTAAAGAGTATTAATTAATTCTCTCTAACAAGACCAAATACTCACATACGTCCgaatatgtatatataggaGTAGGATAGAGGGTTTAGGTAATCCAACCTATTTTAATGTTGcacgcatgcatgcatgcatatggcCCACCTGTATAACTCATGAGACCTTACATTTGTGTCACAAATATGAATATTATTTCcattacaagaaaagaaaattaatataatGGTTAAAGCACTCTAATACTCTATCTAATCCCAAGTCAATATATATTGTTTCGTAGAAGGAACAGAaagaattttatattttatagttAATTATCTCATCTAATGCATGCATGAAGTCAGATGATCATCAACCCCAACACTTGATTATCTATTCTACTACTTGTATCATTATTTTTAATATCATGATAATTAAGggagtgtatatatataaatcatgAGTGAAGTAAGTGTATACAATGGGATATTGAAGATTTTCTTTGAAAGAATCGAAGAGAGGATATGGAGGTTAGTGTTCATGGTTGTGATTTTATTATGTGTAAGGTTTAAAGGttttgagattttattttttcacccttttgatatttgattttttGGTCCTAAAACCCTAGGTGGGGAGAAATTTAGGAAAAAGTTTCTCACGATGCCAGTGTACTATTGTCTTCTCAgatagtttttatttatttattgtgttTTATCTACTTTGATCGTATGGGTTTCATGTGAATGATACCGATCTCCACACTACCATTGGTGTGACAGAAAATTCCCCCACATTGGCATTGTATAGAACCCTCTCTCAAAAATTTATTAAGCCTCTAATAATTATGTTGTTAGCATTAATCAATAGGTGATCTAGATTCTAGTATGTACAAGGATCTTCTAGCCTTGGTTGCAACAAGAtatttccatatatatatatagcaagaGATCGCAACTTGATCATGTAGCTCTTGCACCAGTGTgggggggccaatgggagcgcatGCAAATGTATCAATAcaaataagattttttatttcaggaaAGGCTGGACAGTAATAGTGTGTGTTCCTATATCTGGACGCTAGAGCCATTTGACCAAACAAAGTATATATAATCTTATAGTAACCAAAGGTGGTGAATTGACCATGGGTCAATGATTCAAACAAATATGTTTTAATAAAGTTTCCTATGTACTTTACACACGCCTAGAAACAGGATTTGAAATGCTTTGGTTTATAATAAAAAGTTTAGAAGCATCATATTTCATGCATTAATCTCATTTCCAAACAAATTGATgatgtatatatgtatgtgaGTAGTACTAATGCATATTTATTCTAATTAATTTCTACATTAAGAACAAAGATAGATGTGTCGTGTAAGTAGACTGACTTGTATCTGGAGCAAGTGATACGTAGACACACATTTACGTGAGCCTGGATGGTTCTTTAATGATACATATCCTTTTTCTTCCACAATTATCTCTTTAAATACTTTTAATTACGGCATGGAGGACCAAGTATTTAATTTATGAAAGCAAAAGGACACGTATCGTCACGAAATCATACATAAAGTTTTTATAATCGAATTGATTTGGCAAGTCAATAACATGATCATCATCATTGGATGGAGGATAATCAGATGCATTGTAAATTAAAACGGTTATTCTTGCATGGTATTAATCGATGAACTCATCATATATTTGAGTCCGactatatatatagagagagaattGTTAGTAAATACACTGTGGGTAGAGGTTTTAGTGGAAAATCACACCAACGAGAGGGTGGGAGACAGATCTTTTCAACAAGGGACCCACATATTGATTGGGGAGAGAGTCTTCAATGTGAGTTAAGTCTCGCGGGTCATTATGTGAGAACATGTAGATTCCTTCCCACTTCGACCTTGTGGGAATTTTTTGCCCATAGTTTGCATTGACAACTTAATtatgggctcatgttctctgggccgtagcacaggctgcgcccagacacatgggcctgccactcaggggggcagggtggtcattgtgtccacccccatgtgtctaggcgcagcctgcgcccctggcacaaagaacattctcccttaattaTAAGATAGACATTATTTTGTTAATGGTGTTAAtgtcaaataaaaattttcaccATGAATTGTTTCTCGTAGGCATTAGGGATTCGAACAAAAACCAAAACTAGAGTTTTCAAATTATCTCTTTTACCACAATCGCAATACCTCCAAAAAAATATGGCACCTGAACAAGGTCTCTTAGCAAACACAAATTGATCTTCACACACTAGGGCTTAAAGCCCTAATCTCACAAAGAAGACAAAGtgtatgaggaggagagagaggcacTCTACTAACAAGCATGCCCTACACTTTATCCAAGCTCTTAATTTATAAAATTGGAATCCTAATCTGCTAAAGGTATCACATGCCAAGTGATGAGATCCTATTAGCTGAACCAATGAAGGTTTTCATTCTTACATGAGTCAGACTCAACattgtaaataaaaataattaccTGAAAGTCTCACTTTTAACAGTTACGAAATTATTAATCATTAAGTATACCACTAAATGGTAATAACTAAAACCTTTTTAAAATGTTAGaaataattacattaaaatccCTCCACTTAACAATATCACAAAACGGGCTTACATGCATGGATTGTGAATCCCATCAAAAAACCTAAACCTTCAAAATAACtataattattaaataaaataatgtcTAAATAACATctttataggtgtatttagaacttgacaccttttaaatgcccttgttttattttcaaaagttctttagTCAGAgatataaaagggttttcaaaaatagtttgaaagtgacttatcattatgtcaatATCAAAAGCTATCATTATCATTGCATATTATTCAACAACATATGTGAAATAACGATATTCATTCTCACtaaaaagaggggggaggggaagagggGGGAAGTGTGTTACACTAAAAGGGTAGAAAATAAGGTTACAAGTTTTTTGACACCTTTGGAagtatcaataagaaaatcccattaaataaaaataaatttattttgaatgtATTTGTAAACTCTTTTCAAGACAGGACTCTGAATTATGTCTAATCATAGTTAGATAATTCTCTTGAAATATTCACCATATTCAAGAGGTGGATTCCTTGTCGAGTATATCTTCCATTCACACATGAAAATTCTAAATTTAGTGCACCAATATATAGTCAATGTAGACATCATTCTTTGGTATAGAAAATCTTGTAATTAAATAATTAGCTGCACCTACAATGGTAATGACCTCTCAAGTATGgaaaccacacacacacacatatatatatatatatataacaaattTTTATCGGCTTAAAAACATGCATGATCACTACCTCATTCAGGCTTTTAATTTGTTCAAATTGACTATAATCtatggccaaatgttctttgtgctgcagcgcaacctacgcccagacatatgggcctgccattcagggggcagggtggtcatttctcccACCCCAATGTGTCTAGTCGCAACCTGCGCCCCTAgaacagagaacatcagcccataaTCTATATAAGGTCAAAAGGCacaagcaaatttttttttttttttttcagtaggAGGCACAAGCAGACTTCACACATGAATATATACGACACATCTGAATTAGGtgaagaaaaacccaaaaaaggtgGCATGCACCTcacctccttccccccccccccccccctttttttcgaATAAGGAAAGAATTATATTAAGGAATAGAAAAAGATTTACATCCTATGGTAGAGATGACTTGAAGCATCTTTGGTAGCAAGATGCAACAAGGGGTGGGGAAGGGAGTCTATATGGAGAACTATCTTAGTAGGAGAATGGACAAATTTGGCAAGCCAATTTGCACAATGGTTACCTTCCGTATAACAAAATTGGAAGGAGCAAGAACTAAAAGAGGATGCTATACACTTGATTTGAAAAATGGTTTCCCAGGCTTGCCAATGAGAAGAAGCGCTTCCCTTGATCCCCTCCACCACAGCTTTAGAATCTGAGTATCCCAAATCTCTTGTAGATTCTAACCCACAAAGGATAGCTAATAACTCAACATGATAAATGGAGACGGAGGCATGAGCCCCAGCTTTGGCGAAGACTATAGAACCATCCTTGAGTCTCCCGATGCAGCCAAAGGCACCCAACCCGTCTCTCATTCATCTGTCACAGTTAATAGCAAGGTAACCATCAGGAGAGGGGATCCACTTATGAAAGGTCATTTTCCTGGGAGAGAACTGCACATGAATTCCCCAATTTGTGAAAAAACTTCTGTTGTAGGCATTATCCACCACCTTGCCCTTGAAATTGGAGAATCTAAGTCTTGTGTCCCTGATGATGGAGAGAAGAACCGTCTTGGGAGGTTGGATGGAGGAGCCATGCGCTTGGCCATTGCGCTCTTGCCAAACACGGTAAATTGTGGCACATAAGCTATATTTCTTTATAATCTGAGCCGGATGGTTGCCCGAGAAGTGGAGGAGCAGCCAAGCTAACTCATCCTGCCAAGTATGACTATGAGCTGGGTTCCTAGTGTAACCATTTAACTTAAGgacttcctttctctctctctctctctctctctctctctctctctctctctctctctctctctcacacacacacacacacacacacacacacacacacacacacacaagcgtGATCGATGATCCTGAAGAAGTTGTtacatccaaatgtgggagaccATAACCGTGATTGGTCACTGATCTCAAGCCGCACTATTCCTTTAACGTTCACTAATGCTCTAGCTTTAACTTCCTTTTGGATATCCAAGAGACTTGTATCAATGTTGCAATGACATATCGGGGACATTGTTTGTCTCTGGTCGGGGCTGGGCCACAGGATAAGAGTACAAGACCATAGAAGAATGATCACAAAAATGGACTTGGCTCTGGTGCAGCCGTGGCGAGAGCTGCACAGGGGCAACACAAAAACCACACCATATACaggagggtggtcatttcacatgtggggcctaggtgagacccacctatgaaatgactaccttacccctggTTTTACTGTCGTTTAGCGGTGCTGCACCTGTGCAGCTTCTGCCACGACTGCACATGATCTTTTTCCCCACAAAAATATCCCAAAATGGCCCAAATGtaaaaataattgaatattGAACTAGTGTCCACCATCTTTTCTCTAAACTATTGGAAAAAAACTTATAGCTCCTAGCTATAGTCATGAGAGACAAAATGGTATTGAAGATGATCATTGCTATATTCCTTGGCTCTGCTAATCTTTAAAGTTGTATTTGGTAAGTATGCTTGGGATGCATTCTAGTCGACAATACATTATGAGATGATGATAAAAACAATGAAATTATTATCCAAAAATGCATTATcgacctctctttttttttttggtaaagaggaAATTTACTGAATTGAAACATGTGTACAACCAATGACATCAATCCTGCACAGGTTTTGAAACCACGGAGTGGAATACAGCCAATCTATCAAACACATGATAGACATGGCCTTCCTTGCCAGGGCGTCTGCAACATGATTGACAACCCGTGGAACatagagaaaagaaatagaagtgAAAAACCCAGATAAGGTGTTGATATCATCTATGATCGCTGCTACCTCAAGATGAGGAACCTTAATAGGCTCAGTTATAAGACTAATAATCTCTTTACAATCGGATTCCAATTGAAGATGGGTGATGCCTGATTGCAAAGCTTTGGACAGTGGCAATCTAATAGCGAGAGCCTCTCATTGCCTGACCGAATTGAAAGAATGAGGAAGTGACATAGCTTTACTCATAGAGCCATTTGGATCCCTGAAAATTACTCCAAGACCACCTCTGTTGTTATCAAGCGGTGCAACTGCATCACAGTTTGCCTTCACATATCCGAAAGGTGGGGGATTCCAACAAACAAAAATCGAAGGTGTATGAACTGTAGATATGGCCCTAATAGATGGGTTAAATTGTTACACCGAAGTGAACTCTCTGTAAGCTTTCTCCGCTGCAACAATGACCTTAGGCACGGTCCACTCCTTTGCTCGAAACACCTTGTCATTTCTTGCCCTCCATAAATACCAGCACAGGAAAGAGGCTTGGGAAAGAGTTTCCTGGGTGAGCTTCTTGTTCTATTGAAATAAAACATCCTAACTAGCCACCCAATCAgttaattttggtttttaatcAGTTGGCGGCAAGTAAGATAGGGAGCTTCCAAACCACACTGCCCTAATGAAAATTATTATCCCAAAATGCATTATCGACctataatgcataccaaatgcaatCTGAGGTTGTGTTTAGTAGATATTCTAAACGTAGCCTAAAGTTGCTTTTATAAtagaaaatgggaaaagaaatgATGAAGGGATGATGACAATTTAAATCTGAAATATGCCCTATCTTGCAGAATTCATCTTCCTtaaagatggagaagatgaggataATCTTAGATTTGTTGTGCTCATCTTTGATCGTCCATGAGGATGGGGGAAATGAGAAAGGGTTTTTTTCTTGATGGTTcttttttgaaaacattttttctTCATGGTTctttttgaaaacttttttttttgtggatcttattgaaaatattttttttttaaagtttttcgcaattttttccttttgggtcTTCTTTATCATTATCATTCTTTTAAGGTCTTATTTGcaattttcttactttttgggccttatttgtaattttctttatttatggtcttatttgaaattttgtgtatttcagggtcttatttgaaattttgtttctttcagggtcttattttaattttctttcagggtcttttttgcaattttgtttctttcagggtcttatttgaaattttgtttctttcaggatcttctttgaatttttgtttctttccgggtcttattttaattttctttaagggtcttgtttgaaaatttgtttctttcaGGGTCTTGTTCGCGATTTTGTTTCTTTCAGGGTCttctttgtaattttgtttcttttagagtcttctttgtaattttgtttctttcaggGTCtaatttgtaattatttttcatgattttctttgaaattttctttctttcaaggtCTTATTTGCAATTTCCTTTATTAAAAGGTCTTTTGCAATTTTCTTTTGAGGTCTTatttgtagttttctttcttttagtgtCTTCTTTGCAAAACAAATTTGTTGTGTGGTCTCAATGACGTCGTTTGCTTCTCATTGTCTCTtgctctcccctctctctctcctctccttgctttctctctcctctatgtTGATCATATCTTCAAGAAAGAGGGCCCGCAAAGGGGAGTTTCCCGTGTGTGGCTAATGATGATGCACAAATTACTCAAAGAAAACTAAACTACATTATGCTAACTATCATGTACACTACACGTAGACACTTAAAAATCTATATTGTGCCAAAATCAAAGGTtaacaataaatatgtatactTGTACGTTAAATCAATACGATTATAAAAGATGCAAGATGGAAGCGTCCCTCGACTCATGTGGAAACAAATGACTGACTCACCTCAAATGATTTCTCTCAATTATCATGTATCAGAATATAGTATTCATTTCTTATTTCATCTGGGAAAGAGTTGCTCCTTTAATTTCCTTTAATAAAATCTTTATtgttttggattaaaaaaaaaaaaacgttatttttatttaataaataattttagaaGAGTGTTATATTCCTTCACTTTAGCCAGGAGAATAGCTTTAGAGTTCAGTAAGTATTGAATAATcaaatcttaattttttttccccaaacaAATTTTTACTCGGCTTAGTTGGTTCAAGTCAGATCAAGCAGTTGGAACTTAGAAGGGATGACCAAACACAGTTGATTTGCTTCTACTATTTTAAggatgggagagggttcctgAGCAAGCAATATAAGAGAagcacaccaatgagatgcAACAAAACAGTAACACATATTGAAGAGCTGTTGAGTCATTTCTTgtggagagaaatagacacagaAAGGCTAGCATACCCTACTACCCCGGtggctcaaagaaccttttccttTTCAGGATAGAAACTTTTTTACATGTATATATGAATTTACATTGAAAACCATCTAACGCCCCCAACAAGATAAATATTACCCCCGAACCCAAAATGTGGAGCTTCGCCCCACCAGGGTATCACTAGCTATGGGGGTTTAATCTGGAATGAAGAAAATTGCTACTGTAACAATTATGGGATCTGTACAAGGGTTCCACCAGTTGGAGACGTGTTGTTATAACTATTACTATTGTCTATGTTGCCTCTGCTCTGCTTGCCACTGCATCCTAGGGCCTTTATGGGCAGGGAAAACCTCACAAACACTTCCTCCCTTTGGGGGCGGTTCACATAGAGGATCCATAGGACAAGGCAGAGCATGACTCCCACTGCAATGAGCCCCAAACCTGCATTCATAACCTGAAGGTGATGCTCCACGGGTGGACAGTAGTCCATAATGATGTGCCTGAATGTATCCCGGACAAAATTGCAATCCTGGAAGTTGAGCAATGGCGGTGCGTAGTGATCAAGGGCATAGCTCACATTCACAGCCATCATCAACTGTGTGTACAGGTCCGGGGTAATCCTCCCAACACTTTTGCAGATTCCAGATGCTGACACATTGCATACGTACTTCTGCCACTCCTGAAAAATTAGCAGATATGGGCAAATAGAATTAATTACAGCTCTGTTTCAGAAGCTCAGTTAACAATATTGGATGAGCATACAGAAAATGAAGCATctatgtgtgtttgtgtgtgtgagtgtgtgtatgcaagtgagagagagagagagagagagagagagatgggtggaAAAAAACATTGTTAGGTCCCCAATAGGATCTGACCCCCATATTTTTAGGTCTCCAGATGATTCAAAACACCATGAATTCTGATCCTGTATATTGCAATATGCAGGATCCTTTATATGGTTGCATTCGGATGAAAAAAACATTTTGTTAGTTTCATTTTCAAGAAAAAGATCACCAGCTCAAGTGGACTGCCAACATCATCCTCATTATTATGTAACATGAAGACATATTCTAGGTCCGGATTACTCGTCATCAAG containing:
- the LOC122645411 gene encoding F-box/kelch-repeat protein SKIP6-like, which produces MSMPSLAYGARLPKRYVLGGSINDIPSSTVWIFDSRFSRWEIGPKMCVGREFATVDVLNGKIYVMGGCLVDSWARSTNWAEVAVVDGVLYCYNYLGKIRGYDVKEGIWKELKGVQKDLPKFLCGATNNTSLILFRP